The following are encoded in a window of Halosimplex halophilum genomic DNA:
- a CDS encoding SLC13 family permease yields the protein MGDRSRLAAVWEYCWRLDRNTRNALRMRPTALLDHSKLTPEERALAERLATDGGRDGREETAGAATDPEEAAGAGGGTGGDDGDDGSAFDVGDQYDRRQKVGLVLGPVLFALIMLLPTPEGLSPGGQAVGATTAWVAAWWIGEAIPIPATSLLPIVLFPLTGALEVGATTAPYANDLIFLFMGGFFIAMAMQRWDLHRRIALRTIRAVGAGPRRIILGFMVATAFLSMWVSNTATAMMMTPIGLAVILQTSDIVDRSDADIPTSQGEFNFGTALMLCIAYSASVGGVGTIIGTPPNLVLVGAISETFGQTITFAQWMLYGVPIAALGVAIIWVYVTRFVIPPEMDSLPGGMTVIDEEIEALGPMTREEKLVLVVFVGAAAAWISRSFVLEPVIPGIADSVIAIAAALVLFLIPARDEDGSFTFLLDWETAVEIPWGIILLFGGGLAIAAGFEETGLAEWIGGQLGGLEGVSIVLVMAVVVLLTIFMTEVTSNTATTAMLMPIMASLAVGLSVHPYGIMIGAATAASFAFMLPVATPPNAVVFGSGYITMPQMAKTGFGLNVIGIVLVILLALTWLPLVWGIDLTQLPPWAGAFVLV from the coding sequence ATGGGGGACAGATCGCGACTTGCGGCGGTCTGGGAGTACTGCTGGCGACTCGACCGAAACACCCGGAACGCGCTCCGGATGCGCCCGACGGCGCTGCTGGACCACTCGAAGCTGACGCCCGAGGAGCGGGCGCTGGCCGAACGGCTCGCGACCGACGGCGGCCGCGACGGGCGCGAGGAGACGGCCGGGGCCGCCACCGACCCCGAGGAAGCGGCCGGCGCCGGCGGCGGTACGGGCGGCGACGACGGCGACGACGGGTCGGCGTTCGACGTCGGCGACCAGTACGACCGCCGCCAGAAGGTCGGCCTCGTGCTGGGCCCGGTGCTGTTCGCGCTGATCATGCTCCTGCCCACGCCCGAGGGGCTGTCGCCGGGCGGACAGGCGGTCGGCGCGACCACCGCCTGGGTCGCGGCGTGGTGGATCGGGGAGGCGATCCCGATCCCGGCCACGTCGCTGCTGCCGATCGTGTTGTTCCCGCTCACCGGGGCGCTGGAGGTGGGCGCGACCACGGCACCGTACGCCAACGACCTGATCTTCCTGTTCATGGGCGGGTTCTTCATCGCGATGGCGATGCAGCGGTGGGACCTCCACCGGCGCATCGCGCTGCGAACGATCCGGGCGGTCGGCGCCGGCCCGCGACGCATCATTCTCGGGTTCATGGTCGCCACGGCCTTCCTCTCGATGTGGGTGTCCAACACCGCGACGGCGATGATGATGACGCCCATCGGCCTCGCGGTCATCCTCCAGACGAGCGACATCGTCGACCGGAGCGACGCGGACATCCCGACGAGTCAGGGCGAGTTCAACTTCGGGACGGCGCTGATGCTCTGTATCGCCTACTCGGCGTCGGTCGGCGGCGTCGGGACGATCATCGGGACGCCGCCGAACCTCGTGCTGGTCGGGGCGATCAGCGAGACGTTCGGCCAGACCATCACCTTCGCCCAGTGGATGCTCTACGGCGTCCCCATCGCCGCGCTCGGCGTCGCGATCATCTGGGTGTACGTCACCAGGTTCGTCATCCCGCCCGAGATGGACAGCCTCCCCGGCGGCATGACCGTCATCGACGAGGAGATCGAGGCGCTGGGACCGATGACCCGCGAGGAGAAACTCGTCCTCGTCGTCTTCGTCGGCGCCGCCGCCGCGTGGATCTCGCGGTCGTTCGTCCTCGAACCCGTCATCCCCGGGATCGCCGACAGCGTGATCGCCATCGCCGCCGCGCTGGTCCTCTTCCTGATCCCCGCCCGCGACGAGGACGGCTCGTTCACGTTCCTGCTCGACTGGGAGACCGCGGTCGAGATCCCGTGGGGGATCATCCTCCTGTTCGGCGGCGGGCTCGCCATCGCCGCCGGGTTCGAGGAGACCGGCCTCGCCGAGTGGATCGGCGGCCAGCTCGGCGGGCTGGAGGGCGTCTCGATCGTCCTCGTCATGGCCGTCGTCGTGCTCCTGACCATCTTCATGACCGAGGTCACGTCCAACACCGCGACCACCGCGATGCTGATGCCGATCATGGCCTCGCTGGCGGTCGGGCTGTCGGTCCACCCCTACGGGATCATGATCGGCGCGGCGACCGCCGCGTCGTTCGCGTTCATGCTGCCCGTTGCGACGCCGCCGAACGCCGTCGTCTTCGGGTCGGGGTACATCACGATGCCCCAGATGGCCAAGACCGGGTTCGGGCTCAACGTCATCGGCATCGTGCTCGTCATCCTGCTGGCGCTGACGTGGCTCCCGCTGGTCTGGGGCATCGACCTCACCCAGCTACCCCCGTGGGCGGGCGCGTTCGTGCTGGTCTGA
- a CDS encoding glycoside hydrolase family 97 protein, with product MRLTGPADANAVEFDPETAELAVERDGTTLVAPSELPVEKLARQLHGVDWTEADVSVGDPVEVEETYELPKGKARERQHRAVERTVTYDHPDADGVVEVDLRAAAEGVAFRFRVTGTAMQRHTGDGTTLSLPRDTVSWLVPFDEAHEASARQQPIVETDGEYCTPGLFRVDDEWLLLAEAGADGDYAAARLVAAEAGMTFGLPGTQLNAHFPLETPWRVAITGDLGDIVESTLVTDLVGSAEYDDEWVEPGRVAWSWWSESDSPDDFERQREYVDYAADRGWEYVLVDAGWPRRRAEMPDLIDYAAERGVDIVLWTHWTDVNTESKRAERLPTWADWGAAGIKVDFMDADDQGRMQFYDDLAEAAAEHELLVNFHGSVVPTGLQRRYPHVMTYEGVMGAEYYKWSTVTPEHNCTLPFTRNVVGPMDYTPVTFSADAAHTTPGHELALSVVFESPLQHFADSVDEYAARPEAEGFLERVPAAWEETRLVGGHPGVEATVARRARGDNATGEWFLGSITAGPQRIVTVDCSFLASGDADPGDEWTAHVVRDEADGTLEAERWTVSGDEALDVVVPENGGFAARFER from the coding sequence ATGCGACTCACCGGTCCCGCCGACGCGAACGCGGTCGAGTTCGACCCGGAGACGGCCGAACTCGCCGTCGAGCGCGACGGCACGACGCTCGTGGCGCCCTCCGAACTGCCCGTCGAGAAACTCGCCCGCCAGCTCCACGGCGTCGACTGGACCGAGGCGGACGTGTCCGTCGGCGACCCCGTCGAGGTCGAAGAGACCTACGAACTCCCGAAGGGGAAGGCTCGCGAGCGACAGCATCGGGCGGTCGAGCGCACGGTCACGTACGACCACCCCGACGCCGACGGCGTCGTCGAGGTGGACCTGCGCGCGGCCGCCGAGGGGGTGGCCTTCCGGTTCCGCGTCACCGGGACCGCGATGCAGCGACACACCGGCGACGGGACCACGCTGTCGCTGCCCCGCGACACCGTCTCGTGGCTGGTCCCCTTCGACGAGGCCCACGAGGCCAGCGCCCGCCAGCAGCCCATCGTCGAGACCGACGGGGAGTACTGCACGCCCGGCCTCTTCCGGGTGGACGACGAGTGGCTGCTGCTCGCGGAAGCCGGCGCCGACGGCGACTACGCCGCGGCCCGCCTCGTCGCCGCGGAGGCGGGGATGACGTTCGGCCTCCCGGGGACCCAGCTGAACGCCCACTTCCCGCTGGAGACGCCCTGGCGCGTCGCGATCACGGGCGACCTGGGCGACATCGTCGAGTCGACGCTGGTAACCGATCTGGTAGGCTCCGCCGAGTACGACGACGAGTGGGTCGAGCCCGGACGCGTCGCGTGGTCGTGGTGGTCCGAGTCCGACAGCCCGGACGACTTCGAGCGCCAGCGCGAGTACGTCGACTACGCCGCCGACCGCGGCTGGGAGTACGTCCTCGTCGACGCCGGCTGGCCCCGTCGCCGCGCGGAGATGCCAGACCTGATCGACTACGCGGCGGAGCGGGGCGTCGACATCGTCCTCTGGACCCACTGGACGGACGTGAACACCGAGTCCAAGCGCGCCGAGCGCCTGCCGACGTGGGCCGACTGGGGCGCCGCGGGGATCAAGGTCGACTTCATGGACGCCGACGACCAGGGTCGGATGCAGTTCTACGACGACCTCGCCGAAGCGGCCGCCGAGCACGAACTGCTCGTGAACTTCCACGGCTCCGTGGTCCCGACGGGCCTCCAGCGGCGCTACCCCCACGTCATGACCTACGAGGGCGTGATGGGCGCCGAGTACTACAAGTGGTCCACTGTCACACCGGAGCACAACTGCACCCTCCCCTTTACCCGCAACGTCGTCGGCCCGATGGACTATACCCCCGTCACGTTCTCCGCCGACGCCGCCCACACGACGCCGGGCCACGAACTCGCGCTGTCGGTCGTCTTCGAGTCGCCGCTCCAGCACTTCGCCGACTCGGTCGACGAGTACGCCGCTCGACCCGAAGCCGAGGGGTTCCTGGAGCGCGTGCCGGCGGCCTGGGAGGAGACCCGGCTCGTCGGCGGCCACCCAGGCGTCGAGGCGACCGTCGCCCGCCGCGCCCGCGGCGACAATGCGACCGGCGAGTGGTTCCTCGGCTCCATCACCGCCGGCCCCCAGCGCATCGTCACCGTCGACTGCTCGTTCCTGGCGAGCGGCGACGCCGACCCCGGCGACGAGTGGACCGCTCACGTCGTCCGGGACGAAGCCGACGGGACGCTCGAAGCGGAGAGGTGGACGGTCTCGGGCGACGAAGCCCTCGATGTCGTGGTCCCCGAGAACGGCGGGTTCGCGGCGCGGTTCGAGCGATAG
- a CDS encoding aspartate kinase has translation MRVVVKFGGTSLGNGQRVTRAADSIAEAIEAGHEVAVVASAMGSTTDDLLEDINYEAEDADRAEIVSMGERTSVRMLKGALAARGIDADFFEPGSEGWPIITDEYGEVDVDETKKRASALGGQLSDVVPVITGFLAQDHQGNVTTLGRGGSDTSAVMLGKFMDADEVVIVTDVEGVMTGDPRVVEGARNVGEITVDELRSLSFRGAEVVAPSALSYKDADLGVRVVHYQHDDLLTGGTSIEGEFQNLIDLQEDRLACVTVAGRAIRNSPGILGELATALGDEGINIDANSSGMDSITFYVNAEDAEDAEALLHDRVVEEDALSSVTVEDDIAVVRVTGSDLPNQPGTVKRAIDPVSEAHIHLYDVITSATSVSVFVPWDDREQTLELIQDVF, from the coding sequence ATGCGGGTCGTAGTGAAGTTCGGGGGCACGAGCCTCGGCAACGGCCAGCGCGTCACGCGCGCGGCCGACTCCATCGCCGAGGCCATCGAGGCCGGCCACGAGGTCGCCGTCGTCGCTTCGGCGATGGGGTCGACGACCGACGACCTGCTCGAGGACATCAACTACGAGGCCGAGGACGCCGACCGCGCGGAGATCGTCTCCATGGGCGAGCGCACCTCCGTCCGGATGCTCAAGGGGGCGCTCGCGGCGCGGGGCATCGACGCCGACTTCTTCGAGCCCGGCAGCGAGGGCTGGCCGATCATCACCGACGAGTACGGCGAGGTCGACGTCGACGAGACGAAGAAACGCGCCAGCGCGCTCGGCGGCCAGCTCTCCGACGTGGTCCCCGTGATCACCGGCTTCCTCGCCCAGGACCACCAGGGCAACGTCACCACCCTGGGCCGGGGCGGGTCGGACACCTCCGCCGTCATGCTCGGCAAGTTCATGGACGCCGACGAGGTCGTCATCGTCACCGACGTCGAGGGCGTCATGACCGGCGACCCCCGCGTCGTCGAGGGCGCCCGCAACGTCGGCGAGATCACCGTCGACGAGCTCCGCTCGCTGTCGTTCCGCGGCGCCGAGGTCGTCGCACCCTCCGCGCTGTCCTACAAGGACGCCGATCTGGGGGTCCGCGTCGTCCACTACCAGCACGACGACCTCCTCACGGGCGGCACCTCCATCGAGGGCGAGTTCCAGAACCTCATCGACCTCCAGGAGGACCGGCTGGCCTGCGTCACCGTCGCCGGCCGCGCCATCCGCAACAGCCCGGGGATCCTGGGCGAGCTCGCGACCGCGCTGGGCGACGAGGGGATCAACATCGACGCCAACTCCTCGGGGATGGACTCGATCACCTTCTACGTCAACGCCGAGGACGCCGAGGACGCCGAGGCGCTGCTGCACGACCGCGTCGTCGAGGAGGACGCCCTCTCCAGCGTCACCGTCGAGGACGACATCGCCGTCGTCCGCGTCACCGGCAGCGACCTCCCCAACCAGCCCGGCACCGTCAAGCGGGCCATCGACCCCGTCTCCGAGGCGCACATCCACCTCTACGACGTGATCACCTCCGCCACGTCGGTCTCCGTGTTCGTCCCCTGGGACGACCGCGAGCAGACGCTCGAACTGATCCAGGACGTGTTCTGA
- a CDS encoding universal stress protein → MYRVLLPVDRNESRARAQVEAVLELPVAAGDLTVDVVHVHRNASSTDAEWAAGEGFSETFAEEMAEEVRESDRIPASVEAAVERLEASDHEFAVHERSGEPAEAILEFAAEHDSDTIVLGGSRRSSVGKVLFGSVVQAVILESDRPVTVVPEAEPES, encoded by the coding sequence ATGTACCGCGTCCTGCTCCCGGTCGACAGGAACGAATCGCGCGCCCGCGCCCAGGTCGAGGCCGTCCTCGAACTCCCCGTGGCCGCCGGGGACCTGACCGTCGACGTCGTCCACGTCCACAGGAACGCGTCGTCGACCGACGCCGAGTGGGCAGCCGGCGAGGGCTTCTCCGAGACGTTCGCCGAGGAGATGGCCGAGGAGGTCCGCGAGTCCGACCGCATCCCCGCGTCTGTCGAGGCCGCCGTCGAGCGCCTGGAGGCGAGCGACCACGAGTTCGCCGTCCACGAGCGCAGCGGCGAACCCGCCGAGGCGATCCTGGAATTCGCGGCCGAGCACGACAGCGACACCATCGTCCTCGGGGGGAGCCGACGGTCGTCGGTCGGGAAGGTGCTGTTCGGCAGCGTCGTGCAGGCGGTGATCTTAGAGAGCGACCGACCGGTGACGGTGGTGCCGGAAGCCGAGCCCGAGTCGTAG
- a CDS encoding MFS transporter encodes MDRGYWRLVSLVTLWQVAASVCYYTVFAATPFFRDAFGLSRFAVGLVVTGLTLGYAVFLLPLGAATDRYGEGRALPLGLLGLAVGVVLVAAAPSYPLLLGAVFVLGSTYGTAIPGTNKAVFDNVDPGRQNTAIGVKQVGVTAGSGASALLVTRLADDFSWQAGFLVAGAVAVVVAAAFSVLYEGAGEGGTGSYPDFRRLASNRPYRALTAAGVFLGAALFTTTGYTILYVEEAVGASVAFGGVVFALVQLFGSAGRVLSGWLADVLPGEPRVRITALLAAQTLASAALFVVVATTTTRVASAVAFAALGFFVLGYTGVYYSCMATVVPADEMGGATAGGQLALITGALVAPPAFGRLADAVGYRAGWLFLAAGSVVAGLLLVGVVRADPPVDRTAAASE; translated from the coding sequence ATGGACCGCGGGTACTGGCGGCTGGTCTCGCTCGTCACGCTCTGGCAGGTCGCGGCCAGCGTCTGCTACTACACGGTCTTCGCCGCGACGCCCTTCTTCCGTGACGCGTTCGGCCTCAGCCGGTTCGCGGTCGGCCTCGTCGTCACGGGACTGACGCTCGGCTACGCCGTCTTCCTGCTCCCGCTCGGGGCCGCGACCGACCGCTACGGCGAGGGCCGGGCGCTCCCGCTGGGACTGCTCGGACTCGCGGTCGGCGTCGTCCTCGTCGCCGCCGCGCCGTCGTACCCCCTCCTGCTCGGCGCCGTGTTCGTCCTCGGGTCCACCTACGGGACCGCCATCCCGGGGACGAACAAGGCCGTCTTCGACAACGTCGACCCCGGGCGGCAGAACACGGCCATCGGGGTCAAGCAGGTCGGCGTCACCGCCGGGAGCGGCGCCAGCGCGCTACTCGTGACGCGGCTCGCCGACGACTTCTCCTGGCAGGCGGGCTTCCTCGTCGCCGGTGCGGTCGCCGTCGTCGTCGCGGCCGCGTTCTCCGTGCTCTACGAGGGGGCCGGCGAGGGCGGCACCGGTTCGTACCCCGACTTCCGTCGGCTGGCGTCCAACCGCCCCTACCGCGCGCTGACCGCGGCGGGCGTGTTCCTCGGCGCCGCGCTGTTCACGACGACCGGCTACACCATCCTCTACGTCGAGGAGGCCGTCGGCGCGAGCGTCGCCTTCGGGGGCGTCGTCTTCGCGCTCGTCCAGCTGTTCGGCAGCGCCGGCCGCGTCCTCTCGGGGTGGCTGGCCGACGTCCTCCCCGGCGAGCCGCGCGTCCGTATCACCGCCTTGCTCGCCGCCCAGACGCTCGCCAGCGCCGCCCTGTTCGTCGTCGTGGCGACGACGACCACCCGGGTCGCCAGCGCGGTGGCCTTCGCGGCGCTGGGCTTCTTCGTGCTCGGGTACACCGGCGTCTACTACTCCTGCATGGCGACGGTCGTCCCCGCCGACGAGATGGGCGGCGCGACCGCGGGCGGACAGCTCGCGCTCATCACCGGGGCGCTGGTCGCGCCGCCCGCGTTCGGCCGCCTGGCCGACGCGGTCGGCTACCGGGCGGGCTGGCTGTTCCTCGCCGCCGGGTCGGTCGTCGCGGGCCTGTTGCTGGTCGGCGTCGTCCGCGCCGACCCGCCGGTGGACCGGACGGCCGCGGCGAGCGAGTGA
- a CDS encoding branched-chain amino acid transaminase, whose protein sequence is MSERPEMFQGVDELWMDGEFVDFDDAQIHVLTHGLHYGSGVFEGVRCYDTVDGPAIFRWEEHLERFYDSGKPYDLEIPFDREELTEATLELIRREDLESCYIRPIAFYGYNSLGVSPGDCPTRVAIGAWPWGAYLGEDALENGVDVMVSSWRKHASSQIPTNAKTTGLYVNSMLATEEAKGNGYTEAIVLNKEGNVAEGPGENLFLVRDGEIYTPGLAESILDGITRRTAIELARDLGYTVHDEATISRGELYTADELFFTGTAAEVTPIRSVDDNVVGEGTKGPVTDEIQSEFFDLVEGRLDGYDDWFTYV, encoded by the coding sequence ATGAGCGAACGCCCCGAGATGTTCCAGGGCGTCGACGAACTCTGGATGGACGGCGAGTTCGTCGACTTCGACGACGCACAGATCCACGTCCTCACCCACGGGCTGCACTACGGCTCGGGGGTCTTCGAGGGCGTCCGCTGTTACGACACGGTCGACGGCCCCGCCATCTTCCGCTGGGAGGAACACCTGGAGCGGTTCTACGACTCGGGCAAGCCCTACGACCTGGAGATCCCCTTCGACCGCGAGGAGCTCACCGAGGCCACCCTCGAACTGATCCGCCGCGAGGACCTCGAATCGTGTTACATCCGGCCGATCGCCTTCTACGGCTACAACTCGCTGGGCGTGAGCCCCGGCGACTGCCCGACGCGGGTCGCCATCGGCGCCTGGCCGTGGGGCGCCTACCTCGGCGAGGACGCCCTGGAGAACGGCGTCGACGTGATGGTCTCCTCCTGGCGCAAGCACGCCTCCAGCCAGATCCCGACCAACGCCAAGACGACGGGGCTGTACGTCAACTCCATGCTCGCCACCGAGGAGGCCAAGGGCAACGGCTACACCGAGGCCATCGTCCTCAACAAGGAGGGCAACGTGGCCGAGGGTCCCGGCGAGAACCTCTTTCTCGTCCGCGACGGCGAGATCTACACGCCCGGCCTCGCCGAGTCCATCCTCGACGGCATCACCCGCCGGACGGCCATCGAACTCGCCCGCGACCTGGGCTACACCGTCCACGACGAGGCGACCATCTCCCGCGGGGAGCTGTACACCGCCGACGAGCTGTTCTTCACGGGGACCGCCGCGGAGGTCACACCCATCCGCAGCGTCGACGACAACGTCGTCGGCGAGGGGACGAAGGGGCCGGTCACCGACGAGATCCAGTCCGAGTTCTTCGACCTCGTCGAGGGCCGGCTGGACGGCTACGACGACTGGTTCACCTACGTCTGA
- a CDS encoding PIN domain-containing protein: MTFLDTSTVIQYLSGDERVREYIEGREPWLTSAICVFEVINGRLGSGDTDIVAIRQDFAGVQAIDLNESIAIEAARLQDELIDDGDRLATADLLIAATARSTGDELVVADGDFETDALEAVMQVTNLRA, from the coding sequence ATGACGTTTCTCGATACGTCCACCGTCATCCAGTACCTCAGCGGCGACGAGCGCGTTCGGGAGTACATCGAGGGCCGCGAGCCGTGGCTCACGTCGGCGATCTGCGTCTTCGAGGTGATCAACGGCCGTCTCGGGAGCGGCGACACGGACATCGTCGCGATCCGGCAGGATTTCGCCGGCGTGCAGGCGATCGATCTGAACGAATCTATCGCGATCGAGGCGGCTCGGTTGCAGGACGAACTGATCGACGACGGTGACCGACTGGCGACGGCGGACCTGCTGATCGCTGCGACCGCTCGGTCGACCGGGGACGAACTGGTCGTCGCCGACGGCGATTTCGAGACGGACGCGCTCGAAGCCGTGATGCAGGTCACGAATCTCCGGGCGTAG
- a CDS encoding PH domain-containing protein: protein MSGGDRTGDGAETGDSLTDRAAAAADPEVSEWLSLEPGEEVVWVGEPTKLRMVGTLVTGVVLIPFLIGVLILLFSPLSYLGIKHTDYVVTTRSLYVKRGILSTNIESVDLDRIQNTEFTQSFWGTQLGFGTIEISTAGSSGADISFDDVEDARDVREEISRVQREAGGGGGRDGTGGGDRSADRQAASADQLDELVAELRATREALERVEARMADGPGRRSGGRDRPVDEDSANATGGVSERTDPFGSDGEQN from the coding sequence ATGAGCGGCGGTGACCGGACGGGCGATGGAGCAGAGACCGGCGACTCGCTGACCGACCGCGCCGCGGCGGCGGCCGACCCGGAGGTCTCGGAGTGGCTCTCCCTGGAGCCCGGCGAGGAGGTCGTCTGGGTCGGCGAGCCGACCAAGCTGCGGATGGTCGGAACGCTCGTGACCGGCGTGGTCCTGATCCCCTTCCTGATCGGGGTCCTGATCCTCCTGTTCTCGCCGCTGTCGTACCTGGGGATCAAACACACCGACTACGTGGTGACCACCCGGTCGCTGTACGTCAAGCGGGGGATCCTCAGCACCAACATCGAGAGCGTCGATCTGGACCGCATCCAGAACACGGAGTTCACTCAGTCGTTCTGGGGCACGCAGCTGGGGTTCGGCACGATCGAGATCAGCACCGCCGGCAGTTCCGGCGCCGACATCTCCTTCGACGACGTGGAGGACGCCCGCGACGTGCGCGAGGAGATCTCCCGCGTCCAGCGGGAGGCCGGCGGGGGCGGCGGCCGCGACGGCACCGGCGGCGGCGATCGCTCCGCCGACCGACAGGCCGCGAGCGCCGACCAGCTCGACGAACTCGTCGCGGAGCTGCGGGCGACCCGCGAGGCGCTCGAACGCGTCGAGGCGCGGATGGCCGACGGACCGGGCCGGCGGTCCGGTGGCCGGGATCGGCCGGTCGACGAGGACTCGGCGAACGCGACCGGTGGGGTCTCCGAGAGGACCGACCCGTTCGGGTCGGACGGGGAACAGAACTGA
- a CDS encoding PH domain-containing protein, which produces MTAEHEWLSLDPDESVVWTGRPRVWRIVGTVAGGIAVALLAVGGAAYVTTRMPYWPGDPPVNPGLAVWGVAALVVASQVASAGWAYLTVEHTDYVLTNRRIYRKTGVLSETVTSVGVDRVQNTTLRKDWRGNLFDYGSVAVSTAGSGGADLTVSDLDDPERFRDALQEQVRAAGERDDGEGDDRAPAAGALDDATVEALLEEARRLRAVAERMEERA; this is translated from the coding sequence ATGACAGCCGAACACGAGTGGCTCTCGCTGGACCCGGACGAGTCGGTGGTCTGGACCGGGCGGCCGCGAGTCTGGCGGATCGTCGGCACGGTCGCCGGGGGGATCGCGGTGGCGCTGCTCGCCGTCGGCGGTGCGGCCTACGTCACCACGCGGATGCCCTACTGGCCGGGCGACCCGCCGGTGAACCCGGGGCTGGCCGTGTGGGGAGTCGCGGCGCTGGTCGTCGCCTCCCAGGTCGCCTCGGCCGGGTGGGCCTACCTGACGGTCGAACACACCGACTACGTGCTGACGAACCGGCGGATCTACCGGAAGACGGGGGTGCTCTCGGAGACGGTCACGAGCGTCGGTGTCGACCGCGTCCAGAACACGACGCTGCGCAAGGACTGGCGGGGGAACCTCTTCGACTACGGGAGCGTCGCCGTCTCGACGGCCGGCAGCGGCGGGGCGGACCTGACGGTCTCGGACCTGGACGACCCCGAGCGGTTCCGCGACGCGCTGCAGGAGCAGGTCCGGGCGGCGGGCGAGCGCGACGACGGGGAGGGCGACGACCGGGCCCCTGCCGCGGGCGCGCTCGACGACGCGACCGTCGAGGCGCTGCTGGAGGAAGCCAGGCGGCTGCGCGCGGTCGCCGAACGCATGGAGGAGCGAGCATGA
- a CDS encoding tautomerase family protein, translated as MPLLQFDTTCSLSDAEKEAFAERVTALYTSEMETTAGHVAVTIRDREPADLHLGRAVDGPLLFLDAEIRRGRSFERKRAFALAVMEYAGSEFGVPDENMKVVFTEHPGEAMMGVDRVGGEWDGE; from the coding sequence ATGCCGCTACTGCAGTTCGACACCACGTGCTCGCTGTCGGACGCGGAGAAGGAGGCGTTCGCGGAGCGGGTCACGGCGCTGTACACGTCCGAGATGGAGACGACGGCGGGCCACGTCGCGGTCACGATACGGGACCGCGAGCCGGCCGACCTGCACCTCGGCCGGGCCGTCGACGGGCCGCTTCTCTTCCTGGACGCCGAGATCCGGCGGGGCCGCTCCTTCGAGCGCAAGCGGGCGTTCGCGCTCGCGGTGATGGAGTACGCCGGGAGCGAGTTCGGCGTCCCCGACGAGAACATGAAAGTCGTGTTCACCGAACACCCGGGCGAGGCGATGATGGGCGTCGACCGCGTCGGCGGCGAGTGGGACGGCGAGTGA
- a CDS encoding DUF7557 family protein produces the protein MSRTSIPVDEETKERLDGLKRDDETWDEFLQRITSDREPMTFGAWDDDEADEAMERLRDGRERPER, from the coding sequence GTGAGCCGGACATCGATACCGGTCGACGAGGAGACCAAAGAGCGGCTCGACGGCCTGAAGCGGGACGACGAGACGTGGGACGAGTTCCTCCAGCGGATCACGAGCGACCGCGAGCCGATGACGTTCGGTGCCTGGGACGACGACGAGGCGGACGAAGCCATGGAACGCCTCCGTGACGGGCGGGAGCGCCCCGAGCGATGA
- a CDS encoding dTMP kinase: protein MTGTFVVLEGTAGAGKSTLLDALAEELRDRGESVTTAGEFADAEVGQFLARMLSDDDYGAEASRERAVTLTADTLASLAYQAETVIRPALDEGEVVLTERFLDSVAVYNTPAVEAREGVSMDATLSEFRAAMGVEPDLTVLLTVGDETRRERFPAHRPNLLDDGAVADRHAERQRQYLDLLADRDDAVVYENDGDVSTAVAEIAAEIQR, encoded by the coding sequence ATGACAGGGACATTCGTCGTGCTGGAGGGGACGGCGGGAGCGGGCAAGTCCACGCTCCTGGACGCGCTCGCCGAGGAACTGCGCGACCGCGGCGAGTCGGTCACGACCGCCGGGGAGTTCGCCGACGCCGAGGTGGGGCAGTTCCTGGCGCGGATGCTCTCCGACGACGACTACGGCGCGGAGGCCTCCCGGGAGCGGGCGGTCACCCTGACGGCGGACACGCTCGCGAGCCTCGCCTACCAGGCCGAGACCGTGATCCGGCCGGCGCTCGACGAGGGCGAGGTCGTCCTCACCGAGCGCTTCCTCGACAGCGTCGCCGTCTACAACACGCCGGCCGTCGAGGCCCGCGAGGGGGTGTCGATGGACGCGACGCTGTCGGAGTTCCGCGCGGCGATGGGGGTCGAACCGGACCTGACGGTCCTGCTGACCGTCGGCGACGAGACGCGGCGCGAGCGGTTCCCGGCCCACCGGCCGAACCTGCTCGACGACGGCGCGGTCGCCGACCGCCACGCCGAGCGCCAGCGGCAGTATCTCGACCTGCTGGCCGACCGCGACGACGCCGTCGTCTACGAGAACGACGGCGACGTATCGACCGCCGTCGCCGAGATCGCCGCGGAGATCCAGCGGTAG